From the genome of Sus scrofa isolate TJ Tabasco breed Duroc unplaced genomic scaffold, Sscrofa11.1 Contig59, whole genome shotgun sequence, one region includes:
- the LOC100155678 gene encoding olfactory receptor 1J4-like — MRTENQSSMSEFLLQGFPVWAKQQDILFALFLCMYLTTLLGNLLIILLIRLDPHLHTPMYFFLSQLALTDVSFSSVTVPKMLMDIQTQDQSIPYAGCVTQTYFFIFFACIDNFLLVVMAYDRYVAICHPLHYTIIMREELCLCLLTGSWLFSCAYALTHTLLLARLSFCDDNIIPHFFCDLAALLKLSCSDTSLNELVIFTLGSAVFIFPLSGILISYGRIGVSILRVPSTKGICKALSTCGSHLSVVSLFYGTIMALYLSSSSSQSQDKSIIASVMYTVVTPMLNPFIYSLRNRDMTLALRILFRNINLFVK; from the coding sequence ATGAGGACTGAGAACCAGAGTAGCATGTCTGAATTCCTCCTCCAGGGGTTCCCTGTCTGGGCAAAACAGCAGGACATTTTATTTGCCCTGTTCCTGTGCATGTACCTGACCAcattgctggggaacctgctcatcatcctgctcatcaggctggaccctcacctccacacccccatgtacttcttcctcagccaacTGGCCCTCACAGACGTCTCCTTTTCCTCTGTCACTGTACCTAAAATGCTGATGGACATACAGACTCAGGATCAATCTATTCCCTATGCAGGGTGTGTAACACAgacttattttttcatattttttgcttgCATTGATAACTTTCTTCTTgtagtgatggcctatgacaggtatgtggccatttgtcacCCTCTACACTACACTATCATCATGAGGGAGGAGCTGTGTCTATGTCTGTTGACTGGATCCTGGCTCTTCTCCTGTGCCTATGCCCTGACCCACACCCTTCTCCTGGCTCGACTTTCCTTCTGTGATGACAATAtcatcccccacttcttctgtgaccttgctgCCCTACTTAAGCTGTCCTGCTCAGACACCTCTCTCAATGAGCTGGTCATATTCACTCTAGGGTctgcagttttcatttttccactgaGTGGCATCCTGATCTCTTATGGCCGCATTGGGGTCTCCATCCTGAGGGTCCCCTCTACTAAAGggatctgcaaagccttgtccacctgtggctcccacctctctgtggtgtcTCTATTCTATGGGACAATTATGGCACTATATCTTTCCTCCTCATCAAGTCAGTCCCAAGACAAAAGCATCATTGCTtctgtgatgtacacagtggtcacccccatgctgaaccctttcatctacagcctgagaaacagagacatgacATTGGCTCTGAGGattcttttcagaaatattaaCCTTTTTGTCAAGTGA